The following are from one region of the Calypte anna isolate BGI_N300 chromosome 13, bCalAnn1_v1.p, whole genome shotgun sequence genome:
- the KIAA1191 gene encoding putative monooxygenase p33MONOX, which produces MSSRQPDAPALEQGGGARPGKMSLPLGVPRRAFSYDDALEDTAPMTPPPADLCANVLWKQPVIPGRKYQELSKMEEGDVDMNAPTMTPSSSTESVNRVPVVKAKATHIIMNSLITKQTQESIQRFEQQAGLRDAGYTPHKGLTTEETKYHRVAEAVHTLKMQSGEMTKDEKQTSSAQSTPSSTPHSSPKHKTRSWFSSGSSTSIAGPDFATEAVGDKLPSERWSFFGPKAIQKSTNDPGGFTIQSYKGAQKPSPMELMRAQATRMPENPITFKPPKMDIPVTEGRKQSPRSHNIKPRDLNVLTPTGF; this is translated from the exons ATGAGCTCGCGGCAGCCGGACGCTCCCG CGCTGGAGCAGGGCGGCGGGGCCCGCCCCGGTAAGATGTCGCTACCCCTCGGTGTGCCGCGAAGGGCCTTCAGCTACGATGACGCCCTGGAGGACACGGCGCCCATGACGCCGCCGCCCGCCGACCTCTGCGCTAACGTGCTCTGGAAGCAGCCCGTCATCCCCGGCCGCAAGTACCAGGAGCTCTCGAAG ATGGAGGAAGGGGATGTTGACATGAATGCACCCACCATGACTCCTTCATCATCCACTGAAAGCGTGAACAGGGTCCCTGTGGTGAAGGCCAAGGCCACTCACATCATCATGAACTCTCTCATTACAA AGCAAACTCAGGAGAGCATTCAGCGCTttgagcagcaggcagggctgagagATGCTGGCTACACCCCCCATAAAGGCCTCACTACTGAGGAGACCAAGTATCACCGAGTAGCTGAGGCAGTGCAT ACACTAAAAATGCAGAGTGGAGAGATGACAAAAGATGAGAAACAAACTTCTTCTGCTCAGTCCACTCCAAGCAGCACTCCCCACTCCTCTCCCAAGCATAAAACCAG GAGTTGGTTTAGTTCAGGATCCTCTACTTCTATTGCTGGCCCAGACTTTGCCACGGAAGCTGTTGGGGACAAATTGCCATCAGAAAGATGGAGCTTTTTTGGACCTAAAGCCATCCAGAAATCCACCAATGATCCAG gagGATTTACCATCCAGTCCTATAAGGGTGCCCAGAAACCGTCCCCAATGGAGCTGATGCGTGCTCAAGCTACTAGGATGCCAGAGAATCCAATCACCTTCAAGCCACCCAAAATGGACATTCCAGTCACAGAAGGGAGGAAACAATCTCCACGTTCTCATAATATCAAACCTCGGGATTTGAATGTGCTCACTCCCACTGGGTTCTAG